The Polyangium mundeleinium genome contains the following window.
TCCTGCATGGCCTCGGCGAGACCGGCGACGAGCGCATGGGCGCCTACGCCTGGCTCGAACGGTACGGCCTCGCGACGGCGTTCGCGCGCCTCGGCCGGCCTCCCGTCGTGCGCACGTCGAAACGGCTGGACTTCACCGACGAACATCTCCGCGCGGTCAACGAGGAGCTCTCGCGCACGCCCTTCCGCGGCTTCGTGATCGCCTGTCCCTACACGCCGAACGTCAACAAGGCGGCGAACCCCAAGGCCGCGCTCGATGGCTACGCGCGCTGGATCGCCGAGGTCGTCGTGCCACGCGCGCGCCGCGAGGCGCACGTAGCGACCGACGTCGCGCGCATCGCCCTCGATGGATGCTCGCTCGGAGGCTACGTCGCGCTCGAAGTCTTCTCACGCCGCCCCGAGACCTTCGGCGCGATCGGCGTCGTGCAGACGGCGATCGGCGCGCACCGGACCGCGGGTTACGCCGATCGCCTCGCCGCGATCATCACCGCCCACGGCGCGCGCGGGGTGCACGTCGAGACGAGCACCACGGATCCGTTTCGCGCGGCCAACGAAGCTCTCTCCGCCGATCTCACCAAGCGCAACGTCCCGCACGACGCCGTCGTCTTACCGGGTCCGCACGACCAACCCTGGCTCCGCGAGGTCGGCACGCTGGAGATGCTCCGCTGGCACGACCGCCGCTTCCGGGGTTTGTCTGTCCGGAA
Protein-coding sequences here:
- a CDS encoding alpha/beta hydrolase, translating into MRTTRRGFLIGASAAAWTLGTTRRAEAGGTTDLGASDLDVRDLDLPGDRALGRRMTLSIPRGLDPTKAPAPLLVLLHGLGETGDERMGAYAWLERYGLATAFARLGRPPVVRTSKRLDFTDEHLRAVNEELSRTPFRGFVIACPYTPNVNKAANPKAALDGYARWIAEVVVPRARREAHVATDVARIALDGCSLGGYVALEVFSRRPETFGAIGVVQTAIGAHRTAGYADRLAAIITAHGARGVHVETSTTDPFRAANEALSADLTKRNVPHDAVVLPGPHDQPWLREVGTLEMLRWHDRRFRGLSVRNP